A part of Capsicum annuum cultivar UCD-10X-F1 chromosome 6, UCD10Xv1.1, whole genome shotgun sequence genomic DNA contains:
- the LOC107855434 gene encoding protein ASPARTIC PROTEASE IN GUARD CELL 1 encodes MASSSLSSNFFIILMAIISSTFLPNALSRSLMISSLPHSQILNVSKSIRNTVEVLSPKNEAIKQPQQPLYSLSSSSSSSSSSAFAVSIHPRSTLVKPQHNNYTSLTLSRLARDSARVSSLLSTLHIFPTNFTRLDKSVQTEELETPVISGTSQGSGEYFARIGVGEPVKEFYMAIDTGSDVSWLQCQPCIECYQQTDPIFNPIDSSSYNRVPCESPECLALDISGCVSDTCMYQVTYGDGSFTQGELATETVSFGNTGSFSNVAIGCGHDNEGLFIGSAGLIGLGGGKLSLPSQIKATSFSYCLVDRDSDSSSTLEFNSAGPSDAAFAPLIRNSKQKTFFYVGIDGISVAGEMLPVPESVFRVDDNGRGGVIVDSGTAVTRLQTIVYTSLRDTFVKYSQHLPATQGFLLFDTCFDLSSMKTAKVPTVAIHFSGGKALPLRAENVLVPVESSGKYCLAFAPVDGLSIIGNVQQQGTRVSFDLANNLVGFSRDKC; translated from the coding sequence ATGGCTTCCTCCTCATTGTCCTCCAACTTCTTCATCATTCTCATGGCCATCATCTCTTCTACTTTCCTCCCTAATGCTCTCTCTCGCTCGCTCATGATTTCTTCCCTTCCACACTCCCAAATTCTCAATGTCTCAAAATCCATTCGAAACACCGTCGAGGTTCTCTCTCCCAAAAACGAAGCAATAAAGCAACCACAACAACCCCTTTATTCGTtgtcatcttcatcttcatcttcatcttcctctGCATTCGCTGTATCCATCCATCCTCGTTCTACTCTCGTGAAACCCCAACACAATAACTATACATCTCTCACTCTCTCCAGACTTGCTCGTGACTCAGCTAGAGTTTCCTCACTCCTCAGTACGCTTCATATTTTTCCCACCAATTTTACTCGTTTGGACAAATCGGTTCAAACTGAAGAGCTTGAGACCCCTGTTATATCTGGAACAAGTCAAGGAAGTGGCGAGTATTTCGCCCGGATAGGAGTTGGAGAACCTGTGAAGGAATTTTACATGGCTATCGATACTGGAAGTGACGTAAGTTGGCTACAATGCCAACCCTGTATCGAATGCTACCAACAAACTGATCCGATTTTCAACCCGATTGACTCCTCCTCATACAATCGGGTCCCTTGCGAGTCACCGGAGTGTTTAGCACTTGATATCTCCGGCTGTGTTTCCGATACTTGTATGTATCAAGTCACCTACGGAGATGGATCGTTTACACAAGGAGAATTAGCTACTGAAACTGTCTCATTTGGTAACACTGGATCGTTCTCTAATGTTGCTATTGGTTGTGGCCACGATAACGAAGGTTTGTTCATCGGCTCAGCTGGGTTGATTGGTCTCGGTGGCGGTAAATTATCCCTTCCATCTCAAATCAAAGCAACGTCGTTCTCCTACTGTCTAGTAGACCGTGATTCCGATTCTTCATCGACGTTGGAATTCAACTCCGCCGGACCAAGTGACGCCGCGTTTGCTCCATTGATACGTAACTCGAAGCAAAAAACCTTTTTCTACGTAGGAATCGACGGAATCAGCGTCGCCGGCGAGATGTTACCGGTTCCGGAGAGTGTATTTCGGGTAGATGATAACGGACGGGGAGGTGTTATCGTCGATTCCGGAACAGCGGTGACACGTCTGCAGACAATAGTTTACACTTCTTTACGTGATACATTCGTAAAATACTCTCAGCATTTGCCGGCCACCCAGGGATTCCTGTTGTTCGATACATGCTTTGATTTGTCGTCGATGAAAACGGCCAAGGTTCCGACGGTGGCTATTCATTTTTCAGGTGGAAAAGCGCTGCCGTTGCGGGCGGAGAATGTACTGGTGCCGGTAGAATCGTCGGGGAAATACTGCTTAGCGTTTGCTCCGGTGGATGGATTGTCGATAATTGGAAATGTACAGCAGCAGGGGACACGTGTCAGTTTTGATTTGGCTAATAATCTTGTTGGATTTAGTCGTGATAAATGTTAA
- the LOC107855390 gene encoding transcription factor SRM1-like, with amino-acid sequence MVPNKTIDELKQHYQLLVDDVTAIEYGYVPIPNYTVEENSYGYSRVSRDDWQSNGNEFAETAQCPERRKGTPWTKEEHRLFLLGLETYGKGDWRSISRNIVISRTPSQVATHAQKYFNRLKKNQHP; translated from the exons ATGGTTCCAAATAAAACCATTGACGAGCTGAAGCAACATTACCAATTGTTAGTGGATGATGTTACAGCCATTGAATATGGCTATGTTCCAATCCCAAATTATACTGTAGAGGAAAATAGCTATGGCTATTCTAGAGTTTCGAGGGATGATTGGCAGTCCAATGGGAATGAGTTTGCAGAGACAGCCCAATGCCCAGAGAGAAGAAAAGGGACACCATGGACTAAAGAAGAGCACAG gttATTTTTGCTTGGCTTAGAGACGTATGGGAAAGGCGATTGGAGAAGCATTTCAAGGAACATTGTGATATCAAGGACGCCATCTCAAGTGGCCACTCATGCTCAAAAGTACTTTAACCGTTTGAAGAAAAACCAGCATCCATGA